A genomic stretch from Pararhizobium sp. IMCC21322 includes:
- a CDS encoding TIGR00730 family Rossman fold protein: MSSKKLKTICVFCGSNPGNDPAYLEAAIGLGKSIVAHGYKLVYGGAEVGLMGAVADAALKAGGHVIGVMPRALVEKEIAHKGLTELLEVSSMHERKALMADLSDGFIALPGGVGTLEEIFEIWTWAQLGHHDKPLAFMNVSSFYDPLGAFLDHQSEQGFVRKGHRDMAIFSDNADEILTAFVNYDAPELQKWVERAEI; this comes from the coding sequence ATGAGTTCTAAAAAATTGAAAACCATTTGCGTGTTTTGCGGCTCAAACCCCGGCAATGACCCGGCCTATCTGGAAGCGGCAATTGGCCTTGGCAAGAGCATCGTGGCGCATGGGTACAAGCTGGTTTATGGCGGCGCTGAAGTTGGCCTGATGGGCGCGGTAGCAGATGCTGCGCTGAAGGCCGGCGGCCATGTCATCGGCGTCATGCCGCGTGCTTTGGTGGAGAAGGAAATCGCGCACAAAGGTCTGACGGAACTGCTCGAAGTCTCCTCAATGCATGAGCGCAAGGCTCTGATGGCGGATTTGTCAGATGGGTTCATCGCCTTGCCCGGTGGCGTCGGCACGCTGGAAGAAATTTTTGAAATCTGGACATGGGCGCAATTGGGCCATCATGATAAACCTTTGGCATTCATGAATGTTTCTAGCTTTTACGATCCGCTCGGTGCGTTTCTGGATCATCAATCGGAACAAGGTTTTGTCCGCAAGGGACACCGAGATATGGCAATTTTCAGTGATAATGCCGATGAAATCCTGACGGCTTTTGTGAACTACGATGCGCCAGAACTACAGAAATGGGTCGAGCGCGCTGAAATTTAA
- a CDS encoding gamma-glutamylcyclotransferase family protein has translation MTHYIFSYGSNLLLARLKARVPSARFVTKGALPCHELRWHKLSEDKSGKCDAFHTGNPADYLWGGIFEIAARDKHLLDKAEGLGTGYDEKHMDIQCVASNGQADIVRASLYTALITDPSAIPYSWYKAFVVAGAHDCDLPQDHIEQLLATPSAQDPDKQREALNRSLLPDRFRDF, from the coding sequence ATGACGCATTATATCTTTTCCTATGGCTCAAACCTGTTGCTTGCGCGATTGAAAGCGCGGGTGCCTTCTGCCAGATTTGTGACCAAAGGGGCTCTGCCCTGCCATGAACTGCGTTGGCACAAACTGAGCGAAGACAAATCAGGTAAATGCGACGCATTCCACACAGGTAATCCTGCGGATTATTTGTGGGGTGGCATTTTCGAAATCGCTGCACGGGACAAGCATCTACTGGATAAAGCAGAAGGTCTGGGCACCGGCTATGATGAAAAGCACATGGATATCCAATGCGTGGCCTCAAACGGTCAGGCAGATATTGTGCGGGCTAGTCTATATACCGCACTGATAACTGATCCTTCTGCCATTCCCTATAGCTGGTACAAGGCGTTTGTCGTTGCGGGCGCGCATGACTGCGATCTTCCCCAGGATCATATTGAACAATTGCTGGCAACGCCATCTGCGCAAGATCCGGATAAACAGCGCGAAGCCCTCAACCGCTCTTTGCTCCCGGACAGATTTAGAGACTTCTAA
- a CDS encoding PLP-dependent aminotransferase family protein, with translation MDWENLLAARSKRMNASEIRELLKLLDQPDIISFAGGIPDPALFPAEAFQTAFTNILSGKRQEQALQYSISEGHVPLRQWIVEHMAGFGIPCSIDNILITSGSQQALDYLGKLFLSPNDTALVTWPTYLGALGAFNAYEPAYDRLLSASNRLPADYRDTAYAKGGAVKFAYCSVDFANPTGETLDQSARQDILRLAEDLDIAVIEDAAYQSLRYDGEALAPILALEIEQRGTIEDCRTVYCGSFSKTLAPGLRVGWVCAAKPIISKLVLIKQSSDLHTPTLNQMAIADVATACFDAQVDKVKAVYVARRDCMLQALERLMPEGVTWTRPEGGMFIWLTLPRHLDSTQLLAKAIETQKLAFVPGKAFFADGSGTNTLRLNFTRTDETIINEGIKRLGLVLEATV, from the coding sequence ATGGACTGGGAGAACCTACTGGCGGCAAGATCGAAGCGGATGAATGCCTCGGAAATCCGCGAATTGCTGAAATTGCTGGACCAGCCAGATATCATTTCTTTTGCAGGTGGCATCCCTGATCCGGCGCTGTTTCCGGCGGAGGCTTTCCAAACCGCATTTACCAATATTCTGTCTGGAAAACGCCAGGAACAGGCTCTGCAATATTCCATCTCCGAGGGTCATGTGCCTTTGCGGCAATGGATTGTGGAGCATATGGCTGGGTTTGGCATTCCGTGTTCCATTGATAATATTCTGATCACATCCGGCTCCCAGCAGGCACTGGATTATCTGGGGAAACTGTTTCTGTCGCCGAATGATACGGCACTGGTGACATGGCCGACCTATCTTGGTGCGCTGGGCGCTTTCAATGCCTATGAGCCAGCCTATGACCGCCTCTTGTCTGCGAGTAATCGTCTGCCAGCGGACTATCGGGATACTGCGTACGCCAAGGGCGGTGCCGTCAAATTTGCGTATTGCTCGGTTGATTTTGCCAACCCCACCGGGGAAACACTGGATCAATCTGCGCGGCAGGATATCTTGCGGCTGGCAGAGGATCTGGACATCGCTGTCATCGAAGATGCAGCTTATCAATCACTGCGTTATGACGGGGAAGCACTGGCGCCCATCCTCGCGCTGGAAATCGAACAGCGCGGCACCATTGAAGACTGCCGCACGGTCTATTGCGGAAGTTTTTCCAAAACACTTGCGCCCGGACTGCGGGTTGGCTGGGTCTGTGCCGCAAAACCCATTATTTCCAAGCTGGTGCTCATCAAACAATCTTCTGATCTGCATACGCCGACCCTAAATCAAATGGCCATTGCAGATGTGGCCACCGCCTGCTTTGACGCGCAGGTGGACAAGGTAAAAGCTGTATATGTTGCACGGCGAGACTGTATGCTGCAGGCATTGGAGAGGCTTATGCCAGAGGGGGTGACGTGGACACGGCCGGAAGGCGGCATGTTTATCTGGCTAACCCTTCCCCGACATCTGGACAGCACTCAATTGCTTGCAAAAGCCATAGAAACACAGAAGCTGGCCTTCGTACCTGGAAAGGCGTTCTTTGCAGATGGGTCCGGCACGAACACGCTGCGCCTGAATTTCACCCGGACCGATGAGACGATTATCAATGAGGGAATCAAGCGACTTGGCCTTGTGCTAGAAGCAACTGTATGA
- a CDS encoding LysR family transcriptional regulator: MKIGSIRMLRHFVAACQNETIHKAAKTQFLSQSALTKSIRQLESNLGVQLLLRTSKGVTPTIFGKALYDRARRVEVECDLIEKELAEMASGHGGQLRIGAGSVWSSMMLPRVLARLYTERPGAEFTVLRSSGGRFAEQFENDEIDIGVGAFDAFIDYAEPNSADFVCEPLCEISTSFFAHKDHPLHQKAEALPEEASTYPYAAFRLDRELRNRVGRYFASRGLTQPHTALVSDSISGVMEILKVSPMITCLPTPLGDIANAFDVKAICMQDSPWIIKTGIMHRKAGLGYQLLEDLVEELRTESAAFPQ; this comes from the coding sequence ATGAAAATCGGCTCAATCCGAATGCTTCGGCACTTCGTGGCAGCGTGCCAGAACGAAACCATTCACAAGGCCGCCAAAACACAATTCCTGTCACAATCAGCATTGACCAAAAGCATTCGGCAGTTGGAGAGCAATCTGGGGGTGCAGCTTCTGCTGCGCACATCAAAGGGCGTGACGCCAACAATTTTTGGCAAAGCACTTTACGATCGCGCCAGACGTGTGGAGGTGGAATGCGATCTGATTGAAAAAGAGCTCGCCGAAATGGCTAGCGGCCATGGTGGTCAATTGAGAATTGGTGCAGGTTCTGTCTGGTCTTCCATGATGCTCCCGCGCGTGCTTGCGCGCCTTTATACAGAACGCCCTGGCGCAGAGTTTACGGTATTGAGGAGCTCCGGGGGGCGGTTTGCTGAGCAATTTGAGAATGACGAGATCGACATCGGGGTCGGTGCCTTTGATGCCTTTATCGACTACGCTGAACCCAACTCAGCCGATTTTGTGTGCGAACCGCTTTGCGAAATCAGCACTTCGTTCTTTGCCCACAAAGACCACCCCCTGCACCAAAAGGCAGAGGCCTTGCCAGAAGAAGCCAGCACCTATCCCTATGCCGCCTTCCGGCTTGACCGAGAATTGCGAAACCGGGTTGGGCGCTACTTTGCAAGCCGGGGGTTAACGCAGCCACACACTGCATTGGTGTCCGACTCCATTTCGGGCGTGATGGAAATCCTGAAAGTCTCGCCCATGATCACATGCCTGCCCACCCCGCTGGGTGACATCGCAAATGCCTTTGATGTTAAGGCGATCTGCATGCAAGACAGCCCCTGGATCATCAAAACCGGAATCATGCATCGCAAAGCCGGCCTTGGATATCAATTGCTGGAGGATTTGGTTGAAGAATTGCGGACGGAAAGCGCCGCCTTTCCGCAATAG
- a CDS encoding tripartite tricarboxylate transporter TctB family protein encodes MQRTYLPDWLSIGRLTAICLFVLGCVIAVSALSYEIGTLRRMGSGYFPMLLGLALCVIAAAMFFEKAQPDVDKKEARQPGLASHGRALLFPLGGILAFAFLIKVAGFAPALFAGAVLAGLADPKNSLIELCIIAALVTGFAALVFVYGLGIPVQLVAF; translated from the coding sequence TTGCAACGAACTTATTTGCCTGACTGGTTGAGCATTGGCCGTCTGACGGCGATCTGTCTGTTCGTCCTTGGCTGCGTTATCGCGGTCAGCGCGCTATCCTACGAAATCGGAACTTTGCGCCGTATGGGATCTGGCTATTTTCCAATGCTTCTGGGCCTTGCGCTTTGCGTGATTGCCGCTGCGATGTTTTTCGAAAAAGCTCAACCGGATGTGGACAAAAAAGAAGCCCGGCAGCCAGGCCTAGCATCACATGGCCGGGCTTTGCTGTTTCCTCTTGGCGGCATTCTGGCATTTGCGTTCCTGATTAAAGTGGCCGGATTTGCGCCAGCTCTGTTTGCCGGAGCTGTGCTGGCCGGGTTGGCAGATCCCAAAAACAGCCTGATTGAATTGTGCATTATTGCCGCGCTCGTCACCGGCTTTGCGGCACTTGTGTTTGTGTATGGACTGGGCATTCCAGTGCAATTGGTGGCATTCTGA
- a CDS encoding tripartite tricarboxylate transporter permease: MDVFDNVISGFSSALTLTKLMYCFFGVFLGMMMGVLPGIGAMATISMLLPVTFYVTPDVGLIMLAGIYYGAQYGGSISSILLNLPGTPSSAVICLDGYPMTQANRAGPAIFLTTMASFFGSMFAILLLFTIAPLAARLALSFGASEYFALMILGLVAAASLAQHGIMRGLAMVVVGLMLGLVGSDVTSGTFRLTAGILELADGFSIIAMAMGLFGVAEIMSNLSGASRNTTTTRKIPLRDLIPTREDLRQSPGPIVRGGVIGAILGILPGTGASIASFVSYGFEKRISRTPEKFGTGHVPGIVAPEAANNAAAQSAFIPTLTLGVPGDAVMALMMSALIIHGIQPGPTVITDHPDLFWGLVASFVIGNLMLLILNLPLIGLWVRLLIIPYRFLYPVIIMLICVGVFTVGNSQFDVLQVIFFGLLGYGMKLVRLEPAPMVLGFVLGPLLEENFRRALILSRGDLATFIEHPISAGLLVVSISIILFSLRGERKSNKLKTGDA; this comes from the coding sequence ATGGACGTTTTCGACAATGTCATTTCCGGGTTTTCATCTGCCCTGACGCTTACAAAGCTGATGTATTGTTTCTTCGGCGTGTTTTTGGGAATGATGATGGGGGTGCTGCCCGGCATCGGCGCCATGGCCACCATTTCCATGCTGTTGCCGGTAACATTCTACGTCACGCCGGATGTTGGATTGATCATGTTGGCGGGCATTTATTACGGCGCGCAATATGGCGGTTCAATCTCGTCCATATTGCTGAATTTGCCGGGAACGCCATCCTCTGCGGTCATTTGTCTGGATGGGTATCCAATGACACAGGCCAACCGGGCAGGGCCTGCAATTTTCCTCACCACTATGGCCTCTTTCTTCGGCAGCATGTTTGCCATTCTGCTGCTGTTCACCATAGCGCCTTTGGCCGCGCGACTGGCCCTCAGTTTTGGCGCATCAGAATACTTTGCATTGATGATCTTGGGGTTGGTGGCTGCGGCTTCTCTGGCGCAGCACGGCATTATGCGTGGCCTTGCCATGGTCGTGGTTGGTCTCATGCTGGGGTTGGTCGGATCGGACGTCACCAGCGGCACTTTCCGCCTGACCGCAGGCATATTGGAACTGGCTGACGGGTTCAGCATCATCGCCATGGCCATGGGTCTGTTTGGTGTGGCTGAAATCATGAGCAATCTGTCAGGCGCCAGCCGCAACACGACCACGACCCGCAAAATACCGCTGCGGGATTTGATTCCGACACGCGAGGATTTGCGTCAATCACCGGGGCCGATAGTTCGCGGCGGCGTCATCGGAGCCATCTTGGGAATCTTACCCGGTACGGGCGCGTCAATTGCCTCCTTTGTGTCTTACGGATTTGAAAAACGCATATCGCGTACACCGGAGAAGTTCGGTACCGGGCATGTGCCGGGAATCGTAGCGCCAGAAGCGGCTAATAATGCTGCTGCACAATCGGCCTTCATTCCGACGCTGACCCTGGGTGTACCGGGCGATGCGGTGATGGCACTCATGATGAGTGCGCTGATCATTCACGGTATCCAGCCGGGACCGACGGTCATTACCGATCATCCGGATTTGTTCTGGGGGTTGGTGGCAAGCTTCGTCATCGGCAATCTGATGCTGTTGATCCTCAATCTGCCACTGATTGGCCTGTGGGTGCGGTTGCTGATCATCCCGTATCGTTTTCTTTATCCGGTCATCATCATGTTGATCTGTGTTGGCGTTTTCACTGTGGGCAACAGCCAGTTTGACGTTCTGCAGGTGATTTTCTTCGGCTTGCTGGGCTACGGCATGAAGCTGGTTCGGCTGGAGCCGGCTCCCATGGTGCTTGGATTTGTTCTTGGTCCCTTGTTGGAGGAAAACTTCCGGCGTGCGCTTATTCTGTCTCGCGGCGATCTGGCCACCTTCATCGAGCATCCGATCAGTGCTGGTCTGTTAGTGGTCAGCATTAGCATCATTCTGTTTTCCTTAAGAGGGGAACGCAAAAGCAATAAACTCAAAACGGGTGACGCATGA
- a CDS encoding sulfatase translates to MSTRRPNFLMISTDQQRADHLGCYGANLLQTPNIDGLALLGTRYENAYVASPVCMPNRASLVTGRMPSVHGVRHNGLNLDLGSMTFAEALRQAGWRTSLSGKPHFQCVTQNPASMTNCQDAATKPEARSCTNGQYDQELGQFWHDHSDRALQLPYYGFDEVDLAVGHGDIVDGHYTAWLRDQGCDPDALRGPENALDDAGQETIQAWRTAVPEELYPTRFIQNATIERLRSYAKTPETPFFHWASFCDPHHPFTPPGKYWDMYKPEDVELPQSFYAERGSDFVQSLARSRANGDANPAGTSAIAVSEQELRAALALTYGMIAMIDDAVGDIMSALTALGLAEDTIVIFLSDHGDLMGEHGLMFKGPYHYRGMIRTPLIWADPKATKSQVISTPVSAIDVAATILETASIAPFNGMQGKPFKDHAGNDIAAREAVLIEDEVQSDLAGHSVRGRVRTLLSDGWRLTIYDGLDKGEFYNLNEDPHELQNLWNLPQAAARRADMTEQMLREMLSHTETSPLPVYSA, encoded by the coding sequence ATGAGCACGCGGCGGCCCAATTTCCTGATGATAAGCACCGATCAGCAACGGGCTGATCATCTGGGCTGCTATGGCGCTAATCTTCTGCAAACGCCGAATATTGATGGTCTGGCATTGCTTGGCACCCGCTATGAAAATGCTTATGTGGCATCGCCCGTTTGCATGCCAAACCGCGCAAGTCTGGTAACCGGCCGCATGCCTTCCGTTCATGGCGTGCGGCACAACGGGCTCAATCTGGATCTGGGTTCCATGACTTTCGCCGAGGCTCTGCGACAGGCTGGCTGGCGCACATCGCTGAGCGGCAAGCCACATTTCCAGTGCGTGACGCAAAACCCTGCGTCTATGACAAATTGCCAGGACGCCGCAACAAAGCCGGAAGCGCGTAGCTGCACAAATGGCCAGTATGATCAGGAGTTGGGCCAGTTCTGGCACGATCATTCGGACCGAGCGCTGCAACTGCCCTATTATGGTTTTGATGAGGTTGATCTGGCTGTTGGCCACGGTGATATCGTTGATGGCCATTACACAGCCTGGTTGCGCGATCAGGGCTGTGACCCCGATGCTTTGAGGGGGCCGGAAAACGCTCTGGATGATGCAGGGCAGGAAACCATACAGGCCTGGCGCACCGCCGTGCCGGAAGAGCTTTATCCCACCCGTTTTATCCAGAACGCGACGATTGAGCGTCTGCGCTCTTATGCCAAGACGCCTGAAACGCCGTTTTTCCACTGGGCCAGCTTTTGTGATCCGCATCACCCCTTCACACCGCCGGGCAAATACTGGGATATGTACAAGCCTGAGGATGTGGAACTGCCGCAATCATTTTATGCCGAGCGGGGGTCGGACTTTGTTCAAAGCCTTGCGCGATCTCGCGCAAATGGCGACGCCAATCCAGCCGGAACATCCGCCATTGCCGTGAGCGAACAGGAACTGCGTGCCGCACTGGCTTTGACATATGGCATGATTGCCATGATCGACGACGCGGTGGGCGATATCATGTCTGCGCTGACCGCATTGGGGTTGGCTGAGGACACGATTGTCATATTCCTGTCCGACCATGGCGATCTGATGGGCGAGCATGGCCTGATGTTCAAAGGGCCATATCACTATCGTGGCATGATCCGGACCCCTTTGATCTGGGCCGATCCGAAAGCCACAAAAAGCCAGGTGATTTCAACGCCAGTCAGCGCAATTGATGTGGCAGCCACAATTCTGGAAACGGCCTCAATTGCCCCTTTCAACGGCATGCAGGGCAAACCGTTCAAGGACCATGCGGGCAACGACATTGCCGCGCGGGAGGCCGTTCTCATTGAAGATGAAGTTCAGTCTGATCTGGCTGGCCACAGCGTGCGGGGCAGGGTCCGCACGCTGCTGTCGGATGGCTGGCGCCTGACCATCTATGACGGTCTCGATAAGGGCGAGTTCTACAATCTGAACGAAGACCCGCATGAACTTCAAAATCTTTGGAATCTGCCGCAAGCCGCGGCCAGACGTGCCGACATGACTGAACAGATGTTGCGCGAAATGCTCTCTCATACAGAGACATCGCCCTTACCCGTCTATTCGGCCTGA
- a CDS encoding tripartite tricarboxylate transporter substrate binding protein, translated as MQFGNLIRKSMLGALAVGTTAILAATSPVLADYPERPITLVVGSSPGSGPDVLARSMSEELAAALGQPVVVQNKPGAAGNVAAEAVSRGEPDGYEIFIGTINMAIATWLPATPPFDPATDFAIVGRVASIPNVVVVSPDLGVNTIEEFVELAKSKPGDLNYSSPGVGSLQHMGTDAMANIHGIDIVHVPYKGGKASTTAVLAGEVDMFMAGMPPALPQIKAGALIALAVSSAEEFPLLPGVPTLAATVMPGYSAEAWYGLFMAKGTPSEIVDVVNAAANKALSDPAVAERFASAGAVVQTSTPADFAEFVAQESERWKTNLEELGLAGTR; from the coding sequence ATGCAGTTTGGAAATCTCATTAGAAAATCAATGCTTGGCGCATTGGCAGTCGGGACAACGGCCATATTGGCCGCAACGTCTCCAGTGCTTGCGGACTATCCGGAGCGGCCGATAACATTGGTCGTCGGTTCATCGCCCGGCTCTGGACCAGACGTTCTGGCGCGCTCCATGTCGGAGGAATTGGCCGCTGCGCTGGGGCAGCCAGTCGTTGTTCAAAACAAACCGGGTGCTGCTGGTAATGTCGCTGCAGAAGCGGTATCGCGTGGCGAACCAGACGGTTACGAAATCTTCATCGGCACCATTAATATGGCAATTGCCACATGGCTGCCTGCCACGCCACCGTTTGATCCGGCAACGGACTTTGCAATTGTGGGGCGTGTGGCTTCCATTCCCAATGTGGTTGTTGTGTCGCCAGATCTTGGCGTGAACACGATTGAAGAATTCGTTGAGCTTGCAAAGTCCAAGCCCGGTGATCTCAATTACTCCAGTCCCGGTGTTGGCTCGCTTCAGCACATGGGCACAGATGCAATGGCAAACATCCATGGAATTGATATCGTTCACGTGCCTTACAAGGGCGGAAAAGCCTCCACCACAGCAGTCCTGGCCGGTGAAGTGGACATGTTCATGGCAGGCATGCCGCCAGCACTGCCTCAGATCAAGGCCGGTGCACTCATTGCCTTGGCCGTGAGCAGCGCTGAGGAATTTCCGCTTCTGCCGGGTGTGCCAACATTGGCTGCAACCGTCATGCCGGGCTATTCTGCGGAAGCCTGGTATGGCCTCTTTATGGCCAAGGGAACACCATCTGAAATTGTGGATGTGGTCAATGCTGCGGCCAACAAGGCTCTTTCAGACCCCGCTGTTGCCGAGCGTTTTGCCAGTGCAGGCGCTGTTGTGCAGACAAGCACGCCTGCAGATTTTGCAGAATTTGTGGCGCAGGAATCCGAGCGCTGGAAGACGAACCTTGAAGAACTCGGTCTGGCTGGAACCCGCTAG